GCGCTCTACGCAAAGACCAACAAGAACGTCCGGACCCACACCCAGAGCCTGCAGATGATGTGCCAGACGGTTAGCCTGGGCGTTCAGAGTGCCATAGCTCAGCTCCTTACCTTCAAAGACCAGAGCCACGGCTGACGGGTCCCTGGCAACCTGCGCCTCGAACAGCTCGTGCAGGCACGTGCCTTGCGGATACTCAGCAGCCGTCGCGTTCCATTCCTCAACAACGAGACGGCGCTCGTCCGCAGCCATGAGCGGCAGTTCGCCGACCGGACAGTTCTCATCCTCTAAAATTGCTTCAAGCAAAATGGCGATACGCTGCCGCATCGCTTCAATATCTTGACGCTCGAAGATATCAGCGCTGTATTTGAAAAGAATCGAGACATCGGACGATAAGCTATGTTCTTGTAGGAAAATACCTAATGAACTTTGATTGAAATTCGGCCTAATAGTTTCTATTCGACAAAATGTGTCGTAGAATGGAACCTCGTTGAGTGTCGTTTCAAAGTCAAAGCCCACATCAAATAACTGTCTTCTGCGAGCGCCACCCAGATTGAGCGAACGATTGATGTCCGCGACTGGGAAACGCTGATGTGGATAGCAACATTGTGTGTCGCTACCTATTCGTTTCAAGAGGTCCGTAAATGAACGCGCCCGATCGACTTGAATTTTCAAAGGCATGACGGCTGCAAACATTCCCAGAGTTCGTCTCTGCCGCGCATTGGTGCGGTTATGCAACGACACACCGACAACAATCTCGTCCAGAGCTTGAACGCGCGTCAAATAAAGTCCAATGAGCGCCAGCATGAAATGCAGCATCGAACAGCCCTGACTCGCCGCCAGGGCTGTACATCTGTCGTAGGTTGCCCGCTCGAGTTCCCATTCGAGACGGTCGCAATAAGCATGACCATTCGACAACAAATCGGAACTGGGAAACACTGGCGGCGGCACGTCCGAAAAGCGATCGCACCAAAATTTACGGTCCCGATCGAATTCGGCAGATGTCAAATAAGCCCGATCTTCCTTTAAAAACTCGCTGTAACTCTCAAATGGTTCTTCGGTAATGCTCTCAAAGCCATCTGTAGCCAGATAACTATCGCCTTGCACGATCTTGTTATAACTCTTTGAAAGAGATTCACCGATCAACGACATGCCGAAGCCGTCATTGATGAGATGATGAAATCGCAGAAAGAGATAGTGTTTCTTCCGATCGATCTTGATGAAATGGGCGTCCCAAAGCCGGTCCCCGTGTAAATCGAATGGTTCGTTGATTTTCTGGCGTAAGTATTTTCTAGCCTCGTCTTCGGGATCCCTTTCGTTTGAGAAGTCGATCGTGTAAGGATCTACATCAATAGAATCCGCAAACTCCTGAAACGGGATGCCGTCTTCAACGTGAAAACTGGTTCTTAATGCATCGTGCCGATCGGCTATATCCTCAAGCGCTTTGATGAGCACTTCGATGTCAACCTGCTCGACCAGTTCAGTGACTATACCGAGATTATACGCAGGGCTGTCAGGATTCAGAACCTGATCGAACCAAACCATCTGCTGGCTTGAGGATAAGGGAAACCGGTCGCTGGCAATTCTGCGTTTCTGATTGGGAATATTTTCTAAGATATCCACGTCACAAGTTCCTCTCCAGGGCTGAAGCTATGTTGCCGATCTGCCGAAATTGGTCCGATTTCGCATAGGACCGCGGATGCTACTATTCGAACGCCATTCAATTGTTCGGAACAGGTTTTTGATTGTCATCTCAAGCGGCCGATGTGGCCGGTGGACGGGCTTCATCGGTATTGCCAGTGGTT
This window of the Rubidibacter lacunae KORDI 51-2 genome carries:
- a CDS encoding non-ribosomal peptide synthetase, translating into MDILENIPNQKRRIASDRFPLSSSQQMVWFDQVLNPDSPAYNLGIVTELVEQVDIEVLIKALEDIADRHDALRTSFHVEDGIPFQEFADSIDVDPYTIDFSNERDPEDEARKYLRQKINEPFDLHGDRLWDAHFIKIDRKKHYLFLRFHHLINDGFGMSLIGESLSKSYNKIVQGDSYLATDGFESITEEPFESYSEFLKEDRAYLTSAEFDRDRKFWCDRFSDVPPPVFPSSDLLSNGHAYCDRLEWELERATYDRCTALAASQGCSMLHFMLALIGLYLTRVQALDEIVVGVSLHNRTNARQRRTLGMFAAVMPLKIQVDRARSFTDLLKRIGSDTQCCYPHQRFPVADINRSLNLGGARRRQLFDVGFDFETTLNEVPFYDTFCRIETIRPNFNQSSLGIFLQEHSLSSDVSILFKYSADIFERQDIEAMRQRIAILLEAILEDENCPVGELPLMAADERRLVVEEWNATAAEYPQGTCLHELFEAQVARDPSAVALVFEGKELSYGTLNAQANRLAHHLQALGVGPDVLVGLCVERSFEMVVGLLAVLKAGGAYVPLDPAYPMERLRFMLEDSRPRVLIHDDSVAADLLDELCRACSRTLAVDLTGGPDSWREQLATNPERGALTPRNLAYAIYTSGSTGRSKGVMVEHGNIVNQVLWYQEAFAQNGDDVVLQKTPLGFDVSVWEIFVPLMCGARLVLARSEGHKDPAYLADVIRETGVTILQFVPSMLEAFLAHR